In Spirochaetales bacterium, the sequence ATTCCCGCCCGTAACCCTTTCTGAAGGGGTTCGAAGGTGATGAAGACCAGGGAGCCCGCGATGAAAAACTCGCAGGGGGAGACGGCGATCAGGAGGGCGCCGGCGGCCGGTACATCGATGTTATCTCTAAACGGGGACCACGGCAGGGAATGTGCGTGGCCGCATGAGCAGATAAAATCGCCAATGTTGAATGTCGTGCGAGGCGTGCCGGCATCGAGTATAAACGACGTCATCATGTCCGTGTCACGATTGTTCAGAATCATGGGGGCGAGCCGGCCGAGAACATCATAACATGATGCGATTTGTCCGGCGGTCTCTTCGTCTGCGGATTCTACGGCAAAGGGGCTGAAGCCGAGTGCCCCGTGCTTTCCGATCGCATAAAGGGCGTTGACCCCGCATGCCGGATCTATCGTCGCTTCCGGGATGAAAAGCGGATTCTCCTCCGTATGGTAGGCATCGCACCATGTTTTAAAATCCGGAAAATAAATATCGGGTGCGAAGAAATCAAGACCGGGGGCGCCGGCACGCCAGATATCGAGCAGATGGGGCAGGGGACCGCCGGCTGGATATTCGCCCGGTTTTTTTCCGGGACGGTTCAGGGCAGCATTGACGAACGTCGGAAGCGGGTATTCTTTTTTACCCGCTAAAACGACATGATTGACATACCGCGCGTAATACCAGGCCGTAAAGACTTCTTCGCCTTCAGGTCCCGCGCCGAATATTTCTTCCCAGCTTCCGGAGG encodes:
- a CDS encoding DUF5597 domain-containing protein — protein: MVRLKKNNGIHRLHIGKKPFLILGGEVGNSSASHPEYMKGIWPRVKAMNLNALLVPVYWELLEPEKGRFDFSHVDAVLKDARRYSIKLVLLWFGSWKNSMSCYTPSWIKEDQETYPRARYKNGTPMEILSAFSTTNRDTDAGAFAALMKHLYKTDRRKETVCMVQVENEVAMVEQARDYGSSANKAYASPVPRKLMEYLDRRGESLHPQMRRLWDANGRRTSGSWEEIFGAGPEGEEVFTAWYYARYVNHVVLAGKKEYPLPTFVNAALNRPGKKPGEYPAGGPLPHLLDIWRAGAPGLDFFAPDIYFPDFKTWCDAYHTEENPLFIPEATIDPACGVNALYAIGKHGALGFSPFAVESADEETAGQIASCYDVLGRLAPMILNNRDTDMMTSFILDAGTPRTTFNIGDFICSCGHAHSLPWSPFRDNIDVPAAGALLIAVSPCEFFIAGSLVFITFEPLQKGLRAG